A stretch of DNA from Spirochaetota bacterium:
AAATACTGCGATGACAAGAAATCAGTAATGAAAAAATACGGGCTTGAACTGCGCGCGATATCGAATCACCTCGCGGGGCAGCTCATCTGTGACCTGAACAATGACGCACGGAGCGACGGTTTCGCGCCTGCTGACTGCAAGGGCAATGCCGAAAAGAAACGTGCCTGGGCGGTAGAATCGATGAAGAACGCGGCGCGTGCGGCGAAGAACCTCGGTATCGATACCGTCTGCGGTTTCACCGGCTCGCCGATATGGCACATGATCTACTCATTCCCGCCGGTAACGCAGAAAGAGCTTGACGAAGGATATGCCTTCTTCGCGAAGACGTTCGATCCGATACTCGACGTGTTCAAGGAATGCGGCGTGAAGTTCGCGCTCGAAGTGCATCCGACGGAGATAGCGTTCGATATCTACTCGGCGAAACGCGCGCTCGCGGCGGTAAAGAACCGGCCCGAGTTCGGTTTCAATTTCGATCCCTCGCATCTGCACTGGCAGGGCGTATCGCCGGTACGCTTCATCGAAACGTTCGCCGACCGCATCTATCATGTCCATATGAAGGACGCCATAGTCACGCTCAACGGCTTCGAGGGCATACTCGGTTCGCACCTCGAGTTCGGCGACCCCAGGCGCGGATGGAATTTCCGCTCCCTCGGCCGCGGCACTATCAATTTCGAGGAGATAATCCGCGCGCTCAACAATATCGGCTACAAGGGACCGCTCTCCGTCGAATGGGAGGA
This window harbors:
- a CDS encoding sugar phosphate isomerase/epimerase, giving the protein MGRLVTLFTGQWADLPFETMCQKAKAFGYDGLELACWGDHMDVFQAAKDRKYCDDKKSVMKKYGLELRAISNHLAGQLICDLNNDARSDGFAPADCKGNAEKKRAWAVESMKNAARAAKNLGIDTVCGFTGSPIWHMIYSFPPVTQKELDEGYAFFAKTFDPILDVFKECGVKFALEVHPTEIAFDIYSAKRALAAVKNRPEFGFNFDPSHLHWQGVSPVRFIETFADRIYHVHMKDAIVTLNGFEGILGSHLEFGDPRRGWNFRSLGRGTINFEEIIRALNNIGYKGPLSVEWEDSGMEREQGAKEACAFVKRMDFAPSNVAFDAAFNK